The Methanoculleus marisnigri JR1 genome window below encodes:
- the purN gene encoding phosphoribosylglycinamide formyltransferase, giving the protein MSPETSVDKKRIAFLVSGRGSNFQAVIDAIAAGDIPAICAGLVTDNPGAYAIERAKNAGIPVTVVDYARFPTRAAYEEALLSAMRGCRADLFVLAGYMRILGAGIVREFSGRMMNIHPALLPAFSGLHAQRQAIEYGVKVAGCTVHLVDEGMDTGPIVVQRCVPVLPDDDETTLADRILAEEHEALPLAVKLFCEGRLEVDGRRVRVC; this is encoded by the coding sequence ATGAGTCCAGAGACATCTGTCGATAAGAAACGGATTGCGTTCCTCGTCTCGGGGAGAGGATCGAACTTTCAGGCGGTGATCGACGCCATTGCGGCCGGGGATATCCCCGCGATCTGCGCGGGGCTCGTCACCGACAACCCCGGGGCGTACGCGATAGAGCGGGCGAAGAACGCCGGCATCCCGGTGACGGTCGTCGACTACGCGCGGTTCCCAACGAGAGCCGCATACGAGGAGGCACTTCTTTCCGCGATGCGGGGCTGCCGGGCCGACCTCTTCGTCCTCGCCGGCTACATGCGGATCCTCGGGGCCGGGATCGTCCGCGAGTTCTCGGGCAGGATGATGAACATCCATCCCGCCCTGCTCCCGGCGTTCTCCGGGCTGCACGCGCAGAGGCAGGCGATCGAGTACGGGGTGAAGGTCGCGGGCTGCACCGTCCACCTGGTCGACGAGGGGATGGATACCGGGCCCATCGTTGTCCAGCGGTGCGTGCCGGTCCTCCCGGACGACGACGAGACGACGCTCGCCGACCGGATCCTCGCAGAAGAGCACGAAGCTCTCCCGCTCGCCGTGAAACTCTTCTGCGAAGGCCGCCTGGAGGTCGACGGCCGGCGTGTGCGGGTCTGTTGA